From Streptomyces fungicidicus, one genomic window encodes:
- a CDS encoding carbohydrate ABC transporter permease, which translates to MSSTATPTRGRLRGGAGLGLVAWLAGIVFFLPIAWMALTSFHSEADAATNPPSFGAALTLDGYREFFGAGGGASPWPSLINSTVASVVSTLLVLLLALPAAYALSIRPVRKWTDVLFFFLSTKMLPVVAGLLPIYLFAKNAGMLDNIWLLVLLYTSMNLPIAVWMMHSFLAEVPVAVIEAAQIDGARLPTVLTRVVAPIALPGIAATALICFIFSWNELLFARVLTGVVAETAPVFLTGFITSQGLFLAKVCAASLVISLPVLAAGFAAQDKLVQGLSLGAVK; encoded by the coding sequence ATGAGCAGCACCGCCACACCCACCCGCGGCCGGTTGCGCGGTGGAGCGGGTCTCGGCCTGGTCGCCTGGCTGGCCGGCATCGTGTTCTTCCTGCCCATCGCCTGGATGGCGCTGACGTCCTTCCACTCCGAGGCTGACGCGGCGACCAACCCGCCGTCCTTCGGGGCCGCCCTCACCCTGGACGGCTACCGCGAGTTCTTCGGCGCGGGCGGCGGCGCCAGCCCCTGGCCCTCCCTGATCAACTCGACGGTGGCGTCCGTCGTCTCGACGCTCCTCGTCCTGCTGCTGGCCCTGCCCGCGGCCTACGCCCTGTCCATCCGCCCGGTGCGGAAGTGGACGGACGTGCTGTTCTTCTTCCTCTCCACCAAGATGCTGCCCGTGGTGGCCGGCCTGCTGCCGATCTACCTGTTCGCCAAGAACGCCGGGATGCTCGACAACATCTGGCTGCTCGTCCTCCTCTACACCTCGATGAACCTGCCGATCGCGGTGTGGATGATGCACTCCTTCCTCGCCGAGGTCCCGGTCGCGGTCATCGAGGCGGCCCAGATCGACGGCGCCCGGCTGCCGACGGTGCTGACCCGCGTGGTCGCCCCGATCGCCCTCCCCGGCATCGCGGCGACGGCACTCATCTGCTTCATCTTCAGCTGGAACGAACTGCTCTTCGCCCGGGTCCTGACGGGCGTGGTCGCCGAGACCGCCCCCGTCTTCCTGACCGGCTTCATCACCAGCCAGGGCCTGTTCCTGGCCAAGGTCTGCGCCGCGTCGCTCGTCATCTCCCTGCCGGTGCTCGCCGCGGGGTTCGCCGCCCAGGACAAACTCGTCCAGGGCCTGTCGTTGGGAGCCGTGAAATGA